Below is a window of Bacilli bacterium PM5-9 DNA.
TTACCAGTATGCCCACTATGTGGTGTTGAAACATATGAAAAAGAGTAAAAAAGAAAACATTGCCTAAAAACAATGTTTTTTATTTTCGTTTATTAATATTACTTAATCCACTTTTATAATCTGTAACACCCTTGTTTGCTAAGAAAATTTGAATTACATTTAAAACAAATGATGGTGCAATCAGTTTTGAAAATAAAAATGGATCTTTACTATTAATTTCAAAATTATAGAAAACACTAGGTATACTAGAAGCAAACAAACATAGTGTACCAATAATAAGCAACAACATTGACTGTTTTTTATACGATATTCCAGTGAAAACTGCTCCCAATAACGATAAAACAATAAAGATAATAAACATAATAAAATGATTATTTATTTTAAAAACAACTTCACTTGTTTCTGGATTAGTAAAAATACCATTGCTAAAAGCTAAATATAAAGTAAAGCCAGTAAAGGCTAGAACTATCACTGTTAAGGATACTGACAATAAAATTAAAGTTCTATTAAACATTTTTTCACCACTTTTCATAATATATAACATTATATCACAAAATCTACTTGCATATCACTAAATTGTTGTGCTATAATTATGAAGTACTCACCAGTGAAACATCTAATGCCCAGGTGGCGGAACTGGTAGACGCACAGGACTTAAAATCCTGCGGATAGTGATATCCGTGCCGGTTCGATTCCGGCTCTGGGCACCATACAAAATTAAAATGGCTCGTTTAAAGCGTGCTGTTTTTTTATATAAATTAAGGAGGCTAATAACATGGAACTAATTCAAGTTGGCGAAAAAACATATTATATCAAGAATGCAACAAACATTGGTATTTATAAGATTGATGATGAAAATGTCTATCTTATTGATTCTGGAAATGATAAAGATGCTGCAAAGAAAATTTTAAAAATCATTACTGAAAATGGTTGGAATCTAAAAGGAATAATTTCTACTCACTCTAATGCTGATCATATAGGTGGGAATAAGTTTTTACAAGATAAAACAGAGTGTAATGTTTTAGCATACAATATTGAAAAATGTATTACAGAGTTTCCAATGTTAGAGCCTTCATTTTTATATGGAGGATATCCTTTTAAAGAAATAAGAAATAAATTTTTAATGGCTAAACCTTCTAAAGCAATACCAATAGAAGATAACCTTCCAAATGGATTAGAGTTTTTTACTTTACATGGTCATTTCTTTGACATGGTAGGTATTAAAACAAGTGATGATGTTTATTTTTTAGCTGATTCTCTAATTGATGAAAAGACAATTAAAAAATACCATTTATTCTTTGTTTATGATATTAAAGAATTCCTTAAAACATTAGATTACTTAGAAACATTAAAAGGTGCTTTATTTATCCCATCGCACTGTGAAGCAAGCAATGACATAACTTCATTAATTAAATTAAATAGAGATAAAGTTATGGAAGTAATGAATAAAATATATAACATTTGCGAAAACAAATTAACGTTTGAAGAAATACTAAAAAATATCTTTGAAGAATATAATTTAGTAATGAATGCTAATCAATTTGTTTTAGTAGGAAGTACTGTAAAATCATATCTAGCATACCTTGCTGATGAAGGTAAAGTAGGTTATGAGTTTAACGATAATAAAATGATATGGTCACAAAAAAATAGAGAGATTATTTAATTTCTCTATTTTTATTATCTTTTAATAATTTAATAAATAATTCCATGGCAGGAGTAATCCATTTATTTTGATGATATGCACATATAATTGTAACTTCTTTATTTGTAATTGGAATATCAATTTCTTTTAATATATTATCTTCTAATTCCTTTTCAATAGTATACTTTGGTAAATAAGCTATACCTAAATTATTAATAACACTTCTTTTTATTGCTTCAATGCTACCTAATTCAATAGTATTATTTGGAAAGAAGTTATTTTTTTATTAAAATGAGTGTTTTGTAGAGATATATAGTATCTAAATAAAATTATTTTTTATTGAATATCTTATTTTTTTATGATAATATTTTGGCAAATATATTAAAGGAGGATTATCTATGAAAAAACCTATTATTGGTATATCTTCAAATGCACGTGAAGACTTTGAATTATGGTTCAACGATTACTATATTAATTTTGTTGGAATGGATGAAGTTAATGTAATTACTGATACAGGTGGTGTTCCACTTGTCTTACCTCAAGTAGTTGATACTAGTTGTTTAGATACATACTTAGACATAATCGATGGGCTTGTTATTGTTGGTGGTTTAGATGTTTCACCTTCATATTATAATGAGGATACTCACCCTCTATGTGGTGAACTAAATCCTAAAAGAGATGAGTTTGAAAGTTATTTAATTAAAAAAGCAAGCGAGAGAAATATCCCATTGCTTGTTATTTGTCGTGGTTTACAACTTACAAATGTTATTTATGGTGGAAGCTTATATCAAGATTTATCATTAAATCCTGAAATCACAATTAAACATAGTGCGATGAAAGAGGGAGGTAATGATGTTCACTCAATTAATATTATTGACAAAAACTCAAGATTTCATCAATTAGTGCAGACAGATGAAATGTATGTTAATTCAATTCACCATCAAGTTATTAAAGACTTAGCTAGCGATTTTAATATTGTAGCTGTATCAAGAGATAATGTTATTGAGGTAATTGAACATAAGGATAAAAGTAAGTTTTTTATTGGAACACAATTTCATCCTGAAATTATGGGTGCAAGAGGTAATGAATTAATGAAAAATATTTTTTATGGAATGCACAAATATATTACTGAAAACCAATAATAATCGCCTGTTATAAAGAAAAATTATCATTTTTTTTCGAAACTATAATGTTTGTTTATTTATATTGAAAATAATTAACATTATTGAAAAAAATGTTTTTTTTCGTTTGTTTTTACGCATTTTTATGATATATTATAGACAAATTAGAGAGAAGGAGATTACAATATGAAATGGCAAACAAAAGATGAATTATTGCAATTAATGAAAGATTTAGTAAGCATTAAAAGTGTTTCTCAAACACCTGATGAAATCAATGCTGCAAACTTTGTATATGAGTCTTTATCAACTTTAGACTATTACAAAAAAAATCCTGAACATTTAATTAAAGTAGATGTTCCTGGTGCATTCCCAAGAGCAGCTATTGTTGCCTTAATGAAAAAAGGACCATCTAAAAAAACTTTACTAGGAGTAGCTCACTTTGATACAGTTGGTGTTGATGATGCTGGAATCTTAAAAGATATTATTACTAATCCAGATGAGTATACTAAACAAGTAGGTAAATTAAACCTTGATCCAGAATCAAGAAAAGATTTAGAATCAGGGGAATATCTATTTGGACGTGGAACAATGGATATGAAAGCTGGTATGGCATTACTAATGCAAAAACTTGAAAAATATAGTAATGACGATAATTTTGATGGTAACTTATTATTCTCATTTGTTGGAGATGAAGAAGTTAACTCTGATGGAGCATTAGCTGCAATTCCTGAAGTTGCTAAAGTACTTGAAAGAGAAGGATTAGAAGCTATTGCTTGTTTAGATACTGAACCTGACTTTGCTGCTTATCCAAACGATGATAATTTATATATGTATACAGGTACTGTTGGTAAATTACTAGGTGGTTTCTTTGTTTTAGGAAAAGAAACTCATGTTGGTGAATCATTATCAGGTTTAAATGCTCACTTAGTAATGGCAAACATTATTAGAAGAATGGAAATCAGTATGGACTTTACTGAAAAAGTTGGAAATAATGTTACAATGCCTCCAACTAGTTTAAAGCTTGAAGATCATAAAGAGTTATATAATGTGCAAACTCCATTATCAGCACATATCTACTATAATATTCAAACATTTAAAAACAGTCCTAAAGTATATATGGATAAACTTAAAAAAGTTGCTCAAGAAGCAATTGATGAATCATATCAACATGTTTTAAAAATGACTGAAGAATACAAACAAGCTTCAGGATTACCAATTACACCATTAGATATGAATCCACAAGTATATACTTATGATGAGTTCTATCAAGAAGTTAAACAAGAATATCCAAATATCGATGAATTAATTGATGCGCAAATTAAAGAATTATTAAAAGATGATATTGATGAAAGAGATTTAACTGTGGGATTAATCAAATATCTTCAAGTAATTAGTAGTAATAAAAATCCAAAAGTTATTACATACTTTGCTCCATCATACTATCCACATGTTAGTTTAGATGCAAGTAAACCAACTCATAAAGCAGTTATTGATGCTAGTTTAAAAGCTATTGATTTTGCGAAAAAAGAATTTGATGTTGATATTAAACAATCAAATTATTTCCAAGGAATTTGTGATTTAAGTTTCTTTGCATTAGAAGATGCTGCAGATGTTTTAACTTATTTAAAACCAAATATGCCTACATTAGGTAGAACTTATAACTTACCATTAGATGAGATTGCTAAAGTTGATGTTCCAGTTATTAACTATGGTCCTCATGGTAGAGATGCTCATAAATACACAGAAAGAATCTTAGTTGATTATTCATTTGGCGTAGTTCCAGTTGTATTAGATGAGTTAATTAAAAATTTATTTTCAATGTAATCTAAAAAGTGATTATGCCAAACATAATCACTTTCTTATTTTCCTATAAAAAAAACTTAGTTCAACTAAGCTTTTTTATTATCATCTTTTATTTTATTTCGATTTAAAAATGCAAAATAGCATCCAACCATTATTCCTCCACCTACAAGGTTTCCTAAAGTTGCCCATAGTAAGTTATTAAATACACCTGCTGTTGTAAACATCATATCATGATAACTTGCTACACTTGCAGCACCTGGAGTCATCCATGTCATTAAGAATACACCAAAGTTTGCAATACTATGTTCAAATCCAAGATATACAAATGGTACTAATCCTAATGGAATTATAAATAATTTTGAAATATCTTCTTTAACTACTGCTTGAATAAATATTACAACATTCACAACAAAGTTTGCCATAATACCTCTAAAGAATATTTGATTCCATGGTAACGTTGCTTTTTTAGCTGCTAATGTATTTAAGGCCTCATTTGGATAAACACCATCAACAGGATTAAATAAACCAGTTTGTACTAGAATGAAAGCACATAATGCTGCACCAACAAAGTTGAAAATCCAACAAATTGCTAATAACTTAAATGATCTTGCAACTGTAGTTTTCTTATGTGTCATTCCTACTGCAAAATACATTGTATTTGAAGTAAATAATTCAGCTCCAAAGTAAACAATGAAAATAAGTCCAATTCCAAATAAATACGACATTAACATTTTTCCAAAAGGTTCAACATCAGTACCGCTAAAATCTGAAACTATTTGCATACAGAATGTATAGATAAGTGTTAAGAAAACACCTGCCATCATAGCTCTAATTGCATAGCTAACAAACTCTCCATTTAATATTTTTTCTTTCTTTTCTACTGATGAATATACTTTATCAATAAATCCACTTTCCATTTCTTTCTTCCCCCAAAAAAATTTAAAATTTTAATCTAATTTGAAATTCTTGTTATATAGATAATTCATTCCATCTAATAATAAATCCTCATCTAATATAACTTCTCTTTTCAATATTTTGGCAATGCTACTTGATAATCCACCTGTTAGGATTATTTTTAATTCACTACCATATTCTTTTTCTAAACGCTCTATCATTCCATCTAACATTGAAGCATATCCATACATTAATCCCGCTTGCATTGCTTGAATTGTTTCTTTGCAAATTACATGATTTGGTATTTCTAAATCAATAGCTGGTAAAAGTGCTGCATTACTTGCTAAAGCATTTGCACTTATTTTTAATCCTGGATAAACAATTCCACCAATATATTCATTGTTATTATTTAAGATAGTCATTGTAGTTGCTGTACCTAAATCAATTACTAAACAATTTTGTCCATATTTTTGTTTCGCTCCAACAATTCCTACTAAAATATCTGGTGCTAATGTTTTTGGTTGTTCTATTTTAATTGCTACCCCTGATTTTAAGTTTGTTCCAACAAAAACTGCTTTTGTATTAAAATATTTTTTTGCTAATTTTTCAAATATTGGATTAACACTTAAAATTACAGAGGAAATAATTATTCCAGTTATTTTTTTATAATTAATTCCAAAATTATCTAAACAACTAATAATTAAAGTTGAAAACTCATCTTCAGTTCTAGCTAAATCTGTTTCTAGCCTAAATGTTCCTAAAAGTTTATTTTCACTATATACTCCAAATACTATATTAGAATTACCAATGTCTATAGCTAATAACACTATTCATCAGCTCCTTTATCATAATCTTCTAAAAATGAATGTTTAACTCCATCTTTAGTATATCCAATTATTGCATCAATATTTACATTTGTTCCAGCAGCAAATATTGATTTATCTACACCATCAAAGATTTTTTTATAATCTTTTATCAATTCTTTTATATCAGATCTTGTACTTGCGATTTTACCAGCAGCAACTTCGCAACCACAATCCATCATTTGTAAACCAGTGTTTTTTGTAAATGAGATAATATCTTTTTCCTTAATCAAAACCATTGGTCTAATCAATTCCATATTTTCAAAATTTTGTGCCTTTAATTTAGGTAACATTGTTTTAAATGTTCCAGAATATAAAACATTCATTAATGTTGTTTCTATTACATCATCAAAATGATGACCTAACGCTATTTTATTGCACCCTAATTCTTTAGCAAAACTATATAAAGCTCCTCTTCTCATTCTTGCACATAAGTAACATGGAAACTCAGCTGACATTTTATCTACTACATCAAATATTTTAGAATCAAATATTTCAACTGGAATTTCTAAATGAGCACAATTATCAATAATTGCATTCCTATTTTCCTTATGAAAACCAGGATCCATAGCAATAAACTTCAATTCAAAAGCAACCTTACTATGTCTATGTAATTCTTGAAGTAACTTTGCTAATAAAAGTGAGTCTTTTCCACCACTAATACAAACTGCAATTTTGTCGTTTTCTTGAATTAATTCATATTCATTCAAAGCTTTTATAAATGGTCTCCAAATCTTTTTACGATACTTTTTTATCAAGGAACGCTCTATTTCTTTTATATCTAATTTTTCATTCACATAATCATCCTTTACATGCCATATTATTATATCATTTTAATACCGTACAAATCAATTATATGGGTAAAATAAATTGAACAATAAACATAAAATAAATTGTTTAATTATACCTTGATTAAAAAAATCATTTTGTTATAATATGAGTAGATAATTGTTATAAATTTTTTTAACAATCTATTCGTTTAAACTAAAAACAATTTATAGAAAAAGGAGATTTAAAAATGAGAAAATTACCAATTGATATCAAAGATATCAGAGACGCACAAGAAACCTTAAAAGGTCATGCAAGAAAAACCCCTTTAGTTAAGTCATTTTACTTTTCATCACTTACAGGCGGAGAAGTGTATTTAAAGTTAGAGAATATGCAACTAACGGGGTCTTTTAAATTTAGAGGAGCTTTTAATAAGATTTCAAGCTTAACTGAAGAAGAGCGTAAAGCAGGAGTTATTGCTTGTTCTGCTGGTAATCATGCACAAGGTGTTGCTTTATCAAGTTATTTATTAGGTATTAAATCAAAAATTGTTATGCCTACAACTGCACCTAAAGCAAAAGTTGAAGCTACAAGAGGATATCATTCTGAAGTAGTTTTAAGTGGAGATACATTTGATGATGCAAAAGATACATGTAATTGTATTGCTGCTGAAAGTGGAGAAACTTTCCTACATCCATATGATGATAAATACGTAATGGCTGGTCAAGGAACAATTGGTTTAGAAATTCTTGATGAATTATGGGATGTTGAAACTGTAATCGTACCAATCGGTGGTGGTGGTATTATCGCTGGTATTTCAGTTGCTTTAAAATCATTCAACCCAAATATCACTATTATTGGTGTTCAAGCTGAAAATGTTCATGGTATGAAAGCTAGTTACGATGCTAATGAAATCGTATCTCATTTTGTTGCACCAACAATCGCTGATGGATGTGCTGTAAAAGTTCCAGGTGAAATGACTTTTGAAATTGTTCAAGAATTAGTTGATGATATAGTAACAGTTAGTGAAGATCAAATTGAATTAGCATTAAAAGATTTACTACAACGTGGAAAAGTTGTTGTTGAAGGTGCTGGTGCTCTTGCAAGTGCTGCAATCCATTCTGGAAAAATTGATCACTTCATTAAAGGTAAAAAAGTGGTTGCTATTTTATCTGGTGGAAACATTGACTTAACAAGAGTTTCAAACATTGTTGATCATTTCTATGCACAAGAATTAACTGACTAAAAAAAATAGCTATAGTCAAAAAAATAACTTTTGGCTATAGTTTTTTTTATTTTTTTCTTGACATTAAGTCTAATATATAATATAATTTTAAATGTAGCGCGGGTGTAGTTTAATGGTAGAACTTCAGCCTTCCAAGCTGACTGTGAGGGTTCGATTCCCTTCACCCGCTCCATATATAAGTTTTAAGCCTTATTGAAGGGCTTTTTTTGTGTTCTATAACAATCAGGCAATCTAATTGGCAATCTAATAATATTAACTTTGTTCTAATACCTTATCAAGTGGACTCTTTTTATCGGTAGAATATAAGTGTTTATAAACTTTTTCTACCATGTCTCCATTTCCATGTCCAAGATATCCTCCTACTTCATCCTCAATATATCCTAAACCTATTTCTTTGCTTGTCTCTTTTAACATTTGAACATAGTAACTGCAACTAGAATGTCTAAAACTGTGAATATGTAATTGCTTCTTAAATTTTTCTTCTACATTGCTTTCCTTAATTATTACATTAAATCTATTTCTGAATGTTGTTTGATTTAAAGGCTTTCCATTGAACTCTATAAAAATAAAATTATTATCTGATGTATCAATACCAAGTGAATCACAATATTCCTTCCATTCATTTAAACATTTTATAATTGAGTTTGGTGTTTTTATTTCTCTTATACTACTTGCGGTTTTTGGGTCAATTCTTCTATATGTTTTGGTTTTAAGATATTTTTTTACATTTTTTGTATTTAATGTTGCATTAATGTATGTTCTATCTTGTTGAAAATCTCCCCATGTTAATGCAAAGCCTTCGCTTTTTCTAAATCCTATAAAAAATGCACAATTTAGGTATGTGTAGTATAGTTTTTTTCTATACTTATTTTGTTCAACGGTCTCATTAGTTGTAAATTTAAAATCCTTTTCAAATACTTCCATTAAATAATCATACTCTTTTTTTTCTAAAAAGCTCTGTTCATGTTTCTTTTTTCTGCCTTTGCCACGTGGTTTAATTCTAATATTATCAATAATTGTATCATCTATATATGCCATTTCTGCACAGTATATTAATGCTCTATCAATGTTTGTAAAAATATGACCAACTGTTAAGACTGACAAGTTTTTGTTAAGTGCTACTGTGTTGATATCTTTTTTTAATTGCTTGATTTCTTGAATTGTTAAATCTTCAACATATCTGTTTTTAAAATTTGGATAATTACCTTTTAAAACATAATTATTATTATTTGATAGAAATTTATCAATCACCTCAAAACTTCTATTATGATTAATGCAATTTTTAATTTCTAATCTATGATACTCGTTAACAATGTCACTATACAAATGCTTAGTGTTTAATTTCGTTTTTTTAAGTAATCCTTCTCTAAAGTCTACTCTCATCTTTTGAACTTCATGCTCAACTTTGGTAACTGATGTTTGCCAAATTTTTGTTTTCAATGTTTTCTTAACTCCATTTGCAGAAGCAGTAAACTGTTTTTTATACACTCTTTTATTTGTAGCTTTGTCAATTTTAGTTAAATATTTTGAACCATTTACTTCAATTTTATGTACTTTATATTTATCAATGTTTTTCATCATTAAGTCCCTCCTTAACTTAATGATAGTTTATTGTTATTCAATAATTTATTATAATCAAATAGATTAATCAAATCAACTGAATCTTTAAAAATAAAAGATTGCGAGTTAGCAATCTTTTTGTCTGAACCCAATTCATATAGTAGCTCATATTCTTTATTTATGACTGGATTGTTATACCATATTATGAAATGGTCTGTACGAATCGAGGCACCAGCTGTATAACGATATCTATCCTTGTATTCCTCAATAATATCTAATCTCATTTGCTTAGCTGCATGTATAGTTTGACCAGTAATTTCTGATATTTGTTTACATGTTAATGTTCCATATTGTAGAATTTCTCTTATTTTTTTAATATTTAGTTTTTTCATGTTATTATAATCCTTTCTAGTAGTTGTATTTTTAAACCAATTTTGGTTATTTTTTCTTTGATACAATTTTATAATAACACACTAAATTTAAAAAGTCAAATTTATAGTATAACAATAATCGACTTTTTTGTCAATAGAAATACTCTAGTTAATCACATTATATTAACAATCATTTATTTTCTCAGAATAATGTAATCTTTTTTAAAATTAAAGCCGTTCATTTCATAAGAAAAATGTTTTTTAAATATTACATCATCAGATTGTTTAATGTCTTTAAGTATTCTGCCATCATATATATATCCTTTTTCTATTGGTGGCTCTTTAAGGTTTTTAGATTTCAGATATGTTTTAGAATGTCTTCTTTCTATATCAAACTCTTTTAATAAATATTTTGATAAATAATTACTTGCTCCAAGAAATCCATTCTTACTTTTATTTATCTTATTTATTTTCACAAAACCATTTTTCCATATATCAGATAATTTATTGCTATCAATATATGGGCAATTAAATAAAATTGTATGAAAATGAATTCTTTTTGATTTACATTGTGTTTCACTAACAGTTATATAATCAATAGTAGTATCTAAATAATAGTTAAGTCTTTTTATAAAATTTCTGAATTCTTTATTTGCTACTTTTAAATCAAAAACATCAGTATCAAAAGTTAAAGTTATAAATTTATGAGAATTACTTTTATCAGGTTTAATACTAAGATTGAATAATATTAATTCTTTTAATTCCTCTGACCTTTTAATTAATGCTTTCTTTCTTCTTTCTACTGAATCTGCTTTCTCTGATAATGACATTTCATCGAATGCTTTCTTTGGTTTACCTTTTGTTTTATTATCAGTAGGCTGTCTATTAAACAAATTTTTATTATAAACACTATATATAATAAACTGACCAACATCTTTTTTTATATAACTATACATAATTTTCCTCCCATACATATTTTTAATTGGTGTCGACAGATGATGTTAATATATAATATACATATCAAGTTAAGAGGAGCCAACAAAAGTTGGCTCTCGTTGTTTAAAAAAACACTCCGTTTTTTGAGTTTTTCCAAAACTCAAAATTTTTTTAACAACTCTTTATAATGTTAATACCTTATTTGTATTAATACTAAACTATCTATGAAAGCAATTCATCTAGTAATATTTGAAACTCTGAGTCATTTTTAAATTCAGGTATTTCTATAAATCTTGGCGAAGTACAGCTATTATCCATATAGTAACCTTGTGCAGATTGTAAACCCTTATTTCTAATCTTTACATCTGTGTCACCAAAAATCATTCTTTGCTCATCTAATGATAGGTTTTGCAATCCAACTCTTATTGAGAATTGTGCTCTTATGTCACTAGAAAAAAAATCATCTATTCGAGCCATTTGCATGCCTAAGATTACAAAAATATTTTGTTGTCTTCCTTTTAATACTAACTGCTTTAAGTAACTTTGACATTCTTTTGCTATCTTAGCGTCTTCTGCATTTAATG
It encodes the following:
- a CDS encoding putative glutamine amidotransferase (product_source=KO:K07010; cath_funfam=3.40.50.880; cog=COG2071; ko=KO:K07010; pfam=PF07722; superfamily=52317), which gives rise to MKKPIIGISSNAREDFELWFNDYYINFVGMDEVNVITDTGGVPLVLPQVVDTSCLDTYLDIIDGLVIVGGLDVSPSYYNEDTHPLCGELNPKRDEFESYLIKKASERNIPLLVICRGLQLTNVIYGGSLYQDLSLNPEITIKHSAMKEGGNDVHSINIIDKNSRFHQLVQTDEMYVNSIHHQVIKDLASDFNIVAVSRDNVIEVIEHKDKSKFFIGTQFHPEIMGARGNELMKNIFYGMHKYITENQ
- a CDS encoding magnesium-transporting ATPase (P-type) (product_source=COG0474; cath_funfam=1.20.1070.10; cog=COG0474; superfamily=81665; transmembrane_helix_parts=Inside_1_16,TMhelix_17_39,Outside_40_58,TMhelix_59_81,Inside_82_87,TMhelix_88_110,Outside_111_114,TMhelix_115_137,Inside_138_154) — its product is MLYIMKSGEKMFNRTLILLSVSLTVIVLAFTGFTLYLAFSNGIFTNPETSEVVFKINNHFIMFIIFIVLSLLGAVFTGISYKKQSMLLLIIGTLCLFASSIPSVFYNFEINSKDPFLFSKLIAPSFVLNVIQIFLANKGVTDYKSGLSNINKRK
- a CDS encoding type III pantothenate kinase (product_source=KO:K03525; cath_funfam=3.30.420.40; cog=COG1521; ko=KO:K03525; pfam=PF03309; superfamily=53067; tigrfam=TIGR00671), with the protein product MLLAIDIGNSNIVFGVYSENKLLGTFRLETDLARTEDEFSTLIISCLDNFGINYKKITGIIISSVILSVNPIFEKLAKKYFNTKAVFVGTNLKSGVAIKIEQPKTLAPDILVGIVGAKQKYGQNCLVIDLGTATTMTILNNNNEYIGGIVYPGLKISANALASNAALLPAIDLEIPNHVICKETIQAMQAGLMYGYASMLDGMIERLEKEYGSELKIILTGGLSSSIAKILKREVILDEDLLLDGMNYLYNKNFKLD
- a CDS encoding arginine utilization protein RocB (product_source=COG4187; cath_funfam=3.40.630.10; cog=COG4187; pfam=PF01546; superfamily=53187), coding for MKWQTKDELLQLMKDLVSIKSVSQTPDEINAANFVYESLSTLDYYKKNPEHLIKVDVPGAFPRAAIVALMKKGPSKKTLLGVAHFDTVGVDDAGILKDIITNPDEYTKQVGKLNLDPESRKDLESGEYLFGRGTMDMKAGMALLMQKLEKYSNDDNFDGNLLFSFVGDEEVNSDGALAAIPEVAKVLEREGLEAIACLDTEPDFAAYPNDDNLYMYTGTVGKLLGGFFVLGKETHVGESLSGLNAHLVMANIIRRMEISMDFTEKVGNNVTMPPTSLKLEDHKELYNVQTPLSAHIYYNIQTFKNSPKVYMDKLKKVAQEAIDESYQHVLKMTEEYKQASGLPITPLDMNPQVYTYDEFYQEVKQEYPNIDELIDAQIKELLKDDIDERDLTVGLIKYLQVISSNKNPKVITYFAPSYYPHVSLDASKPTHKAVIDASLKAIDFAKKEFDVDIKQSNYFQGICDLSFFALEDAADVLTYLKPNMPTLGRTYNLPLDEIAKVDVPVINYGPHGRDAHKYTERILVDYSFGVVPVVLDELIKNLFSM
- a CDS encoding nitrite transporter NirC (product_source=KO:K02598; cath_funfam=1.20.1080.10; cog=COG2116; ko=KO:K02598; pfam=PF01226; tigrfam=TIGR00790; transmembrane_helix_parts=Inside_1_25,TMhelix_26_48,Outside_49_62,TMhelix_63_85,Inside_86_105,TMhelix_106_128,Outside_129_158,TMhelix_159_181,Inside_182_187,TMhelix_188_210,Outside_211_241,TMhelix_242_264,Inside_265_276), with the protein product MESGFIDKVYSSVEKKEKILNGEFVSYAIRAMMAGVFLTLIYTFCMQIVSDFSGTDVEPFGKMLMSYLFGIGLIFIVYFGAELFTSNTMYFAVGMTHKKTTVARSFKLLAICWIFNFVGAALCAFILVQTGLFNPVDGVYPNEALNTLAAKKATLPWNQIFFRGIMANFVVNVVIFIQAVVKEDISKLFIIPLGLVPFVYLGFEHSIANFGVFLMTWMTPGAASVASYHDMMFTTAGVFNNLLWATLGNLVGGGIMVGCYFAFLNRNKIKDDNKKA
- a CDS encoding tRNA 2-thiocytidine biosynthesis protein TtcA (product_source=KO:K14058; cath_funfam=3.40.50.620; cog=COG0037; ko=KO:K14058; pfam=PF01171; superfamily=52402); its protein translation is MNEKLDIKEIERSLIKKYRKKIWRPFIKALNEYELIQENDKIAVCISGGKDSLLLAKLLQELHRHSKVAFELKFIAMDPGFHKENRNAIIDNCAHLEIPVEIFDSKIFDVVDKMSAEFPCYLCARMRRGALYSFAKELGCNKIALGHHFDDVIETTLMNVLYSGTFKTMLPKLKAQNFENMELIRPMVLIKEKDIISFTKNTGLQMMDCGCEVAAGKIASTRSDIKELIKDYKKIFDGVDKSIFAAGTNVNIDAIIGYTKDGVKHSFLEDYDKGADE
- a CDS encoding glyoxylase-like metal-dependent hydrolase (beta-lactamase superfamily II) (product_source=COG0491; cath_funfam=3.60.15.10; cog=COG0491; pfam=PF00753; smart=SM00849; superfamily=56281), with protein sequence MELIQVGEKTYYIKNATNIGIYKIDDENVYLIDSGNDKDAAKKILKIITENGWNLKGIISTHSNADHIGGNKFLQDKTECNVLAYNIEKCITEFPMLEPSFLYGGYPFKEIRNKFLMAKPSKAIPIEDNLPNGLEFFTLHGHFFDMVGIKTSDDVYFLADSLIDEKTIKKYHLFFVYDIKEFLKTLDYLETLKGALFIPSHCEASNDITSLIKLNRDKVMEVMNKIYNICENKLTFEEILKNIFEEYNLVMNANQFVLVGSTVKSYLAYLADEGKVGYEFNDNKMIWSQKNREII
- a CDS encoding threonine dehydratase (product_source=KO:K01754; cath_funfam=3.40.50.1100; cog=COG1171; ko=KO:K01754; pfam=PF00291; superfamily=53686; tigrfam=TIGR01127), producing MRKLPIDIKDIRDAQETLKGHARKTPLVKSFYFSSLTGGEVYLKLENMQLTGSFKFRGAFNKISSLTEEERKAGVIACSAGNHAQGVALSSYLLGIKSKIVMPTTAPKAKVEATRGYHSEVVLSGDTFDDAKDTCNCIAAESGETFLHPYDDKYVMAGQGTIGLEILDELWDVETVIVPIGGGGIIAGISVALKSFNPNITIIGVQAENVHGMKASYDANEIVSHFVAPTIADGCAVKVPGEMTFEIVQELVDDIVTVSEDQIELALKDLLQRGKVVVEGAGALASAAIHSGKIDHFIKGKKVVAILSGGNIDLTRVSNIVDHFYAQELTD